A region of Thermoanaerobaculia bacterium DNA encodes the following proteins:
- a CDS encoding PASTA domain-containing protein, which translates to MRRILFRFLFGGVLVAVFAIFGWLSFEKSVLGRSILVPNLIGRDLDQAAKIARDAGLDLKAEQGRDRFDEKVPAHAVLLQSPSVGSFVKPGQTVRVVLSLGPRSIRVPDLTGLSPRAASLSLSRASLTLGAVSTDRETQAAGITSQSPAPDSPAGDATPVGVLVNRGAPDRLFVMPDLVGHDAEHEKERLTTLGFKVGAIHYEEYEGLAPDTILKQYPPAGYPCSPRDPVTFTAARATRP; encoded by the coding sequence GTGCGCCGGATTCTCTTCCGCTTTCTCTTCGGTGGAGTCCTCGTCGCCGTGTTCGCGATCTTCGGCTGGCTCTCCTTCGAGAAGTCGGTCCTGGGCCGCTCGATCCTCGTCCCGAACCTGATCGGCCGGGACCTCGACCAGGCCGCGAAGATCGCCCGCGACGCCGGGCTCGATCTCAAGGCCGAGCAGGGGCGCGACCGCTTCGACGAAAAGGTGCCGGCGCACGCGGTGCTGCTGCAGAGCCCCTCCGTGGGCTCGTTCGTCAAGCCGGGCCAGACCGTCCGCGTCGTGCTCTCTCTCGGTCCGCGGTCGATCCGCGTTCCGGATCTGACCGGCCTGTCGCCGCGCGCGGCGTCGCTCTCGCTCTCGCGCGCCTCCCTGACCCTCGGGGCGGTTTCCACGGATCGCGAGACGCAGGCCGCGGGGATCACGTCGCAGAGCCCGGCGCCCGATTCGCCGGCGGGCGACGCGACGCCGGTCGGCGTGCTCGTCAACCGCGGCGCGCCCGACCGCCTTTTCGTGATGCCGGACCTCGTCGGCCACGACGCGGAGCACGAGAAGGAGAGGCTGACGACCCTCGGCTTCAAAGTCGGCGCGATCCACTACGAGGAGTACGAAGGGCTCGCTCCCGACACGATCTTGAAGCAGTATCCACCGGCCGGGTACCCGTGCTCTCCGCGCGATCCGGTCACTTTCACGGCGGCGAGGGCGACCCGGCCGTGA
- the bamD gene encoding outer membrane protein assembly factor BamD, producing the protein MNRSAGAVKRVGAALLAVVLFAGCSGNKKPDRITRDLLSLPKETIFEKGKALLARKKLDDARKYLNFVFESYPNDPLGQKALLMVADSYFQQRGRTGFLEARYRYRDFVTRYPSAPDRDFALYRYALCYDREHETPDRDPTNTREAIKQYENLLRESPGSPYADESRKRVAGLKDVLAEHEFAVGLFYLHKGDPSAALGRFHWAQEHYADYSARDKLLFFTAEALEKLGRRDEADKLYADLTADFPGSPWALRVRKERRPAVDKPAEKS; encoded by the coding sequence GTGAATCGATCCGCGGGCGCTGTGAAACGCGTCGGCGCCGCCCTGCTGGCGGTCGTCCTGTTCGCCGGATGCTCGGGGAACAAGAAGCCGGACCGGATCACCCGCGATCTCCTGTCTCTCCCGAAAGAAACCATCTTCGAGAAGGGAAAGGCGCTGCTCGCGAGGAAGAAGCTCGACGACGCGCGCAAGTACCTGAACTTCGTGTTCGAGAGCTACCCGAACGACCCCCTCGGCCAGAAGGCGCTGCTGATGGTCGCCGACTCGTATTTCCAGCAGCGGGGCCGGACGGGTTTCCTCGAGGCGAGATACCGCTACCGCGACTTCGTGACGCGCTATCCGAGCGCGCCGGACCGCGACTTCGCGCTCTACCGTTACGCGCTCTGCTACGACCGGGAGCACGAAACGCCCGATCGCGATCCCACCAACACGAGGGAGGCCATCAAGCAGTACGAGAACCTCCTGCGGGAGTCGCCGGGCTCCCCGTACGCCGACGAATCCCGCAAGCGCGTCGCCGGTTTGAAGGACGTGCTCGCCGAGCACGAGTTCGCCGTCGGTCTCTTCTATCTCCACAAGGGCGATCCGAGCGCCGCGCTCGGGCGGTTTCACTGGGCGCAGGAGCATTACGCGGACTATTCGGCCCGGGACAAGCTCCTTTTCTTCACCGCCGAGGCCCTCGAAAAGCTCGGGCGCCGCGACGAGGCGGACAAGCTCTACGCCGACCTGACTGCGGATTTTCCGGGAAGCCCGTGGGCGCTGCGGGTCCGGAAGGAGCGCCGTCCGGCGGTTGACAAACCCGCCGAAAAAAGCTAA
- the rpe gene encoding ribulose-phosphate 3-epimerase: MNAVRIAPSILAADFARLADALAAAREGGADMVHVDVMDGRFVPTLTFGWPVVEALRKATDLPLDVHLMIDKPEETLDRYLCGVQLVSVHVESTAHLHRCLDRIRAGGASAGAAINPGTPARFLEAAAGDVDHVLVMSVNPGWGGQKFIASTYDKIRGMKPMFAGRSVPIEVDGGVTLENVAACRAAGAEILVAGTSVYGQPDPAAAIRALRQRAEETP; the protein is encoded by the coding sequence GTGAACGCCGTCCGCATCGCGCCGTCGATCCTCGCCGCCGACTTCGCGCGGCTGGCCGACGCTCTCGCGGCGGCCCGGGAAGGCGGGGCCGACATGGTCCACGTCGACGTGATGGACGGCCGGTTCGTTCCGACGCTCACGTTCGGATGGCCGGTGGTCGAGGCGCTGCGCAAGGCGACGGACCTGCCGCTCGACGTCCATCTCATGATCGACAAGCCGGAGGAGACGCTCGACCGGTACCTCTGCGGCGTGCAGCTCGTCTCGGTCCACGTCGAGTCGACGGCGCACCTGCACCGCTGCCTCGATCGGATCCGGGCGGGCGGGGCCTCCGCGGGCGCCGCGATCAACCCCGGGACCCCGGCGCGCTTTCTCGAGGCGGCCGCGGGAGACGTCGACCACGTCCTCGTGATGTCGGTCAATCCGGGCTGGGGCGGCCAGAAATTCATCGCCTCGACTTATGACAAGATTCGGGGGATGAAGCCGATGTTCGCCGGCCGGAGCGTCCCGATCGAGGTCGACGGCGGCGTCACGCTCGAAAACGTCGCGGCCTGCCGCGCGGCCGGGGCCGAAATCCTCGTCGCGGGCACTTCCGTCTACGGCCAGCCCGATCCCGCGGCGGCGATCCGCGCGCTCCGTCAGCGCGCCGAGGAGACGCCGTGA